The DNA sequence GATGGATGCGCACCTGGGTGAAGACCTGGGGTGGGCGCTCGGCCTGGTCGGCTTCGACCCGCACCTCGTAGCCGGTGACGTGTTGGCGCCGCTTCTGCCGCAGCACGGTGATGACGTCGAAGGCGGTGCAACCGGCCAGGCCCATGGCGACCAGTTCGATGGGTTTGGGCCCGGTGGCGCCGGCGGAGTCGTCGAGGATCAGATAGTGGCCGCTGCCGGAGCGCGCCACGAACTGCCGCGCCTCTTGCCGCAGGGGCTGGGTGAGTGTGACCTTGGCTTCTATCATTGCCGCCTCCTTGGGAACCCTTCAGCGAAGAAATGCAGTCTGCTGAATTTCGTT is a window from the Terriglobales bacterium genome containing:
- a CDS encoding OsmC family protein, whose product is MIEAKVTLTQPLRQEARQFVARSGSGHYLILDDSAGATGPKPIELVAMGLAGCTAFDVITVLRQKRRQHVTGYEVRVEADQAERPPQVFTQVRIHHVVTGHAIDPAAVEEAIRLSEEKYCSVGAMVKLSAKLTTTYEIVSAEQPATTAA